A DNA window from Macadamia integrifolia cultivar HAES 741 chromosome 4, SCU_Mint_v3, whole genome shotgun sequence contains the following coding sequences:
- the LOC122075657 gene encoding WAT1-related protein At3g18200-like, translating to MGLGLGKGNVAGSYKIYMVMTLSSLTIAGYIVLLHSYISTGASASVLVFYQHVVATSLLFSLAFIFERKRRPPLTLQTISLAFLLGLLQIPLGKLLLTWSLRFISATCQSVALNSKTALVFILAVAFQRESFSFFTVNGQAKLWGITLSGVGTTIMILWRGPATAIVRPEGTFQGQFIGWLMTGASLLSLSFANLLVEDVAAKYRGVMSWVAMISFWGTIQTATVAAFTERDLTAWKIQWEGSLQVLLILYGGVLVTGLCFYVTSWCIYKKGSVFASAFHPLNIVFSFFLETIILRKAAQFGSIAGAILVTLGLYLLLWAKSNDTMSTKLKGKVGNSTLDKHSHNKPLLRDELNSSDPAYQCA from the exons atgggtttgggtttgggtaaGGGTAATGTTGCTGGGAGCTACAAAATTTATATGGTTATGACCTTGTCTTCATTAACCATTGCAGGCTACATAGTTCTCCTTCATTCCTATATCTCAACTGGTGCAAGCGCCAGTGTTTTGGTTTTCTATCAGCACGTCGTCGCTacctccctcctcttctctctcgcttTCATCTTTGAAAG AAAAAGAAGGCCTCCTCTTACATTACAGACAATCAGCTTGGCGTTCTTGTTGGGTTTGTTACA GATACCATTAGGGAAATTACTTCTGACATGGAGTCTACGGTTTATTTCTGCAACATGCCAAAGCGTCGCTCTGAACTCAAAGACGGCACTCGTTTTCATTCTCGCAGTGGCTTTCCAGCGAGAGAGCTTTAGCTTCTTCACAGTTAATGGTCAGGCCAAGTTATGGGGCATCACTTTGTCGGGTGTTGGCACCACTATTATGATATTGTGGAGGGGGCCAGCTACTGCGATTGTGCGGCCAGAAGGCACATTTCAGGGCCAGTTCATTGGGTGGCTCATGACTGGTGCCTCACTTCTCTCCCTTTCATTTGCAAATTTATTAGTG GAAGATGTGGCAGCTAAGTATCGTGGAGTCATGTCATGGGTTGCTATGATAAGCTTTTGGGGAACCATTCAAACCGCAACTGTTGCAGCCTTTACAGAGAGAGACCTCACTGCTTGGAAGATACAATGGGAGGGGAGTCTTCAAGTTCTGCTCATTCTTTATGGG GGTGTGCTAGTGACAGGTCTGTGCTTTTATGTGACTTCATGGTGCATATATAAGAAGGGTTCTGTGTTCGCATCAGCATTTCATCCACTGAATAtcgtcttctccttctttttagAGACAATCATCTTGAGAAAAGCTGCTCAGTTTGGGAG CATCGCTGGGGCCATTTTGGTGACGTTGGGACTTTACCTCCTTTTGTGGGCCAAATCAAATGATACAATGTCAACAAAACTGAAGGGAAAAGTTGGAAATTCTACATTAGATAAACATTCTCATAACAAGCCATTGTTACGAGATGAGCTAAATTCTTCTGATCCTGCATATCAATGTGCATAA
- the LOC122075941 gene encoding pentatricopeptide repeat-containing protein DOT4, chloroplastic-like: MLKQTHASLILSNGFEPISLAPKLITLYTVFDDLESAVSVFKGLPEINTFTWNLMIKAHVDSGAFDSALCLYRKMREAGVPHDSFTFPVINRAISSLDRNLGYGEVVHSLAIQMGFGSDLYFCNTLIEVYVKHRCTGCARQVFDEMCHRDLVSWTSMISGYVWSRNYCDAFRLFNDMLTEEFRPNSVTMLIMVQACSISGNPVGGMQLHGYLIKSGLENNVSVQNSILAMYANTGNLEDAEILFDEMGKRDAISWNSMISGYSLIGDSMRVAESFDRMRYEAAPSLETLTLVTSAFAKSGNLIQGEKIHGYALKSGLSDVVLQTSLVHFYAKCGKLGISAQLFQETCKRNSITWSAMMSGFVQNGYFKEAIELFQQMQFAGLKPGADMLRVLVLTYTHLGALHLGKGVHGYVTKNMIYSSEEGNKAMETSILNMYAKCGSIVLAKRCFDQMVDKDVVSWSSMIETYGIHGLGYEALELFYLMEREGVKPNNVTFLSLLSACSHSGLVTEGCRIFSYMSQRYFIKPDINHYTCIVDLLGRSGKLLEALAVIEKMVVKPDGRIWGALLAASRVYSDGKIGSYAAERILKLEPDNVGYHTLLSNVHASVESWAKVETVRMVMHEKDLKKKPGWSYIEARGKIRGFVAGDLSLA; this comes from the coding sequence ATGCTCAAACAAACACACGCTTCTCTCATACTCTCAAACGGGTTTGAACCCATCTCTCTCGCCCCTAAATTGATAACCCTGTACACGGTGTTCGACGATCTGGAAAGCGCCGTATCGGTATTTAAGGGCTTACCAGAAATCAATACTTTCACCTGGAATTTAATGATAAAAGCCCATGTGGATTCTGGTGCCTTTGATTCTGCTCTCTGCCTTTACCGAAAAATGCGAGAAGCTGGTGTTCCCCACGACAGTTTTACGTTTCCTGTGATCAATAGAGCTATTTCATCTCTTGATCGTAATCTTGGATACGGAGAAGTGGTTCACTCTCTTGCAATTCAAATGGGTTTTGGATCTGATTTGTATTTTTGCAACACATTGATCGAGGTGTATGTGAAGCACAGATGTACTGGTTGTGCTCGTcaagtgtttgatgaaatgtgTCATAGAGATTTGGTTTCTTGGACATCGATGATTTCTGGGTATGTTTGGAGTAGAAATTATTGTGATGCTTTCAGGTTATTCAATGATATGCTAACGGAGGAATTCAGACCCAATTCAGTGACGATGTTGATCATGGTACAGGCGTGTTCTATATCTGGAAATCCAGTTGGAGGTATGCAACTTCATGGTTATCTGATCAAAAGTGGGCTTGAGAATAACGTGTCTGTACAGAATTCAATCTTGGCAATGTATGCCAACACAGGGAACCTTGAAGATGCAGAAATTCTTTTCGATGAAATGGGTAAAAGGGATGCTATCTCATGGAATAGCATGATCTCTGGTTATTCCTTGATAGGAGATTCTATGAGAGTAGCTGAGAGCTTTGACAGAATGCGTTATGAAGCTGCCCCCAGCCTTGAAACCTTAACTTTGGTCACCTCGGCCTTTGCCAAGTCTGGTAATCTTATTCAGGGTGAAAAGATACATGGTTATGCATTAAAATCTGGACTTAGTGATGTAGTTTTACAGACTTCTCTAGTGCATTTTTATGCCAAGTGCGGTAAGTTGGGGATATCAGCTCAATTGTTCCAAGAAACCTGTAAGAGGAACAGCATCACTTGGAGTGCAATGATGTCAGGTTTTGTTCAAAATGGGTATTTTAAAGAGGCGATTGAATTGTTTCAGCAAATGCAGTTTGCAGGTTTGAAACCTGGGGCTGACATGTTAAGAGTCCTTGTTCTTACATATACCCATTTGGGTGCATTACATTTGGGGAAAGGAGTTCATGGTTATGTAACAAAGAACATGATTTACAGCTCTGAAGAAGGTAATAAAGCCATGGAAACCTCTATCCTGAATATGTATGCAAAATGTGGAAGTATTGTTTTGGCTAAAAGGTGTTTTGATCAAATGGTTGACAAAGATGTTGTATCATGGAGTTCAATGATTGAGACCTACGGGATCCATGGACTTGGTTACGAAGCTCTGGAACTTTTTTATCTGATGGAGAGGGAAGGTGTAAAACCAAACAATGTCACCTTTTTAAGTTTGCTCTCTGCTTGTAGCCACTCTGGTCTCGTTACTGAAGGTTGCAGAATTTTTAGTTACATGAGCCAGAGATACTTCATTAAACCTGATATAAATCATTATACTTGCATTGTAGATCTTCTTGGTCGATCCGGGAAGCTCTTAGAAGCCCTAGCTGTAATTGAAAAAATGGTTGTGAAGCCAGATGGTCGGATTTGGGGTGCTCTGCTTGCTGCTTCTAGGGTTTATTCTGATGGCAAAATTGGCTCTTATGCTGCGGAGCGGATTTTGAAGTTGGAGCCTGATAATGTTGGTTATCATACATTACTGAGCAATGTTCATGCCAGTGTTGAGAGTTGGGCTAAAGTTGAAACTGTGAGGATGGTCATGCATGAGAAGGATCTGAAGAAGAAACCAGGTTGGAGCTATATAGAGGCAAGAGGGAAGATTCGTGGGTTTGTTGCAGGTGATTTGTCACTTGCTTAA
- the LOC122075262 gene encoding WAT1-related protein At5g64700-like, producing the protein MELRGIGLWFEISKPYLFLTLNELCLAVFMILIQSILSKGVNALAIVVYEHIVATIVISLLAFFLERQKRPPISVKILCYAFLLGLLQITLCQLLLTTALGFIGSSYESIGLNLQTAVIFVLAVIFGQEKFRFWSSNGQAKIWGVTSSAAGVLSTVLWTGPTVLKSTNFPSFQVATDDVIVGVILIVVGVLATCFWNILVGHVTRMYPAELSLTAMMSFFGTIQTAIVTAIVIPSSSWELQWDGGLVFVAILFGGIVITGLSYYVMTWSIHKRGPVFTSAFTPLLIVFSFLLDTIVLGDSAHLGSIVGAFLVVVGLYLILWAKADDMKKNEISDDLSVNSPLIQP; encoded by the exons ATGGAGCTAAGGGGGATTGGGTTATGGTTTGAGATATCCAAGCCCTACCTCTTTCTAACCTTAAACGAGCTTTGCCTTGCAGTGTTCATGATTCTCATCCAATCCATCCTCTCAAAAGGTGTCAATGCCCTCGCCATTGTCGTCTATGAACACATTGTTGCCACCATTGTCATATCACTtcttgccttcttccttgaaag ACAGAAGAGGCCGCCAATCTCAGTCAAGATACTATGCTATGCCTTCTTGTTGGGACTCTTACA GATTACGCTTTGTCAGTTGCTGTTGACAACGGCCCTAGGATTCATTGGATCATCCTATGAGAGCATTGGTTTAAACTTGCAAACTGCAGTCATCTTCGTTCTAGCAGTGATTTTTGGACAGGAGAAGTTTCGATTCTGGAGCAGTAACGGGCAAGCTAAGATATGGGGTGTGACTTCATCTGCTGCTGGAGTATTATCTACAGTGCTTTGGACAGGACCCACTGTTCTGAAATCAACAAATTTTCCAAGTTTTCAAGTAGCTACTGATGATGTCATTGTTGGTGTAATCTTGATTGTCGTTGGGGTTCTTGCGACCTGCTTCTGGAACATTTTGGTG GGCCATGTTACACGAATGTATCCAGCGGAGTTATCATTGACAGCGATGATGAGCTTCTTTGGGACTATCCAAACGGCCATAGTCACAGCAATTGTTATCCCAAGTTCATCCTGGGAACTTCAATGGGATGGAGGCCTAGTTTTTGTAGCCATCCTCTTTGGG GGAATTGTGATAACAGGCCTCTCATACTATGTGATGACATGGAGCATACACAAAAGGGGTCCAGTCTTTACATCAGCCTTTACACCACTCCTCATTGTTTTCTCCTTCCTATTGGACACAATTGTACTTGGTGACTCTGCACATTTGGGGAG CATTGTCGGAGCTTTTCTAGTAGTTGTGGGGCTCTACCTAATATTATGGGCAAAGGCTGATGATATGAAGAAGAATGAGATAAGTGATGATTTGTCCGTCAACTCACCCTTGATTCAACCATAA
- the LOC122077537 gene encoding WAT1-related protein At5g64700-like has protein sequence MELRGLGLWFETCKPYLVLTLNELCLAVFMILIQFILSKGVNALAIVVYEHIVATVVISVLAFFLERQKRPPLSVKILCYTFLLGFLQTLCQLLLTMALQFIGSSYESIGLNSKTAVIFVLAVAFGQEKFQFWSSNGQAKIWGVTSSTAGVLVTVLWTGPTILKSTKFPSFQVDSDEGYVGGIMIIFGVLASCFWNILMGHVTRVYPADLSLTAMMTFFGTIQIAIVTAIVIPRSSWELQWDGGLVLVVILFGGIGIIGLSFYVMTWSIHKRGPVFTSAFTPLLIVFSFLLETIVLGDSAHLGSIVGAFLVVVGLYLILWAKADDMKKKNEITADDMSIHSPLI, from the exons aTGGAGCTTAGGGGGCTTGGGTTATGGTTTGAGACATGCAAACCCTACCTCGTTCTTACCTTAAATGAGCTATGCCTTGCAGTGTTCATGATTCTCATCCAATTCATCCTCTCGAAAGGTGTCAATGCCCTCGCCATTGTCGTCTATGAGCACATTGTTGCCACCGTCGTCATATCAGTtcttgccttcttccttgaaag ACAGAAGAGGCCCCCACTCTCCGTCAAGATACTATGCTATACCTTCTTGTTGGGATTCCTACA GACGCTTTGCCAGTTGCTCTTGACAATGGCACTACAATTCATTGGGTCATCCTATGAAAGCATTGGTTTGAACTCGAAAACTGCGGTCATCTTCGTTCTAGCGGTGGCTTTTGGGCAGGAGAAGTTTCAATTTTGGAGCAGTAATGGGCAGGCTAAGATTTGGGGTGTGACTTCATCTACTGCAGGAGTATTGGTTACAGTGCTTTGGACAGGACCCACCATTCTCAAATCAACAAAATTTCCAAGTTTTCAAGTAGATAGTGATGAGGGTTATGTTGGTGGTATTATGATCATCTTTGGGGTACTTGCATCTTGCTTCTGGAACATTTTAATG GGCCATGTTACGCGAGTGTATCCAGCGGATTTATCATTGACGGCAATGATGACCTTCTTCGGGACCATCCAAATAGCCATAGTCACAGCAATTGTGATCCCACGTTCATCCTGGGAACTTCAATGGGATGGAGGCTTAGTTCTTGTAGTCATCCTCTTTGGG GGAATTGGGATAATAGGACTCTCATTCTATGTGATGACATGGAGCATACACAAAAGGGGTCCAGTCTTTACATCAGCATTTACACCACTCCTCATTGTTTTCTCCTTCCTATTGGAAACAATTGTACTTGGTGACTCTGCACATTTGGGGAG CATTGTGGGAGCTTTTCTAGTAGTTGTGGGGCTGTACCTAATATTATGGGCAAAAGCTGAcgatatgaagaagaagaatgagataaCTGCTGATGATATGTCCATCCACTCACCCTTGATTTAG
- the LOC122075782 gene encoding WAT1-related protein At5g64700-like, whose protein sequence is MAVIFGRETFRFWTIEGQPKLWGVILSTIGATLMVVWKGPQIIGPLVNGQEIIGHLMVVIAILIGAGSSLLLEHAAITYHADLSLTALMGVCGIVSIAIVATLIERDVSAWKISWDELGTMIYGGVMIMGVASYVTIWCTRIKGPVFFSAFSPLLIVFSFLIETFILRKAAHLGSIVGAILVVIGLYFLLWAKANERRKDKKEDGSLESLLNDPHQPLIEQQD, encoded by the exons ATGGCAGTAATTTTTGGGAGAGAAACCTTCCGGTTCTGGACGATTGAGGGTCAACCAAAGCTGTGGGGAGTCATCTTGTCCACCATTGGCGCAACTCTTATGGTTGTTTGGAAGGGACCACAAATTATTGGCCCACTAGTTAATGGTCAGGAGATCATTGGGCACCTCATGGTTGTGATCGCCATTTTGATTGGAGCTGGATCAAGTCTATTATTG GAACATGCGGCTATTACGTACCATGCAGATTTGTCGCTTACAGCTCTGATGGGTGTATGTGGAATTGTTTCAATTGCAATCGTTGCAACTTTAATTGAAAGAGATGTCTCCGCATGGAAGATAAGTTGGGATGAGCTTGGGACAATGATATATGGG GGAGTTATGATTATGGGAGTGGCCTCTTATGTGACAATATGGTGCACACGCATAAAAGGGCCTGTTTTTTTTTCAGCATTTTCTCCTTTGCTCATTGTTTTCTCATTCCTTATAGAGACATTTATCTTAAGGAAAGCAGCCCATCTTGGGAG CATTGTTGGGGCAATATTGGTGGTCATAGGTCTGTATTTCCTTTTGTGGGCCAAAGCTAATGAGAGAAGGAAAGATAAAAAGGAAGATGGAAGCTTGGAATCTTTATTAAACGACCCTCACCAGCCATTGATTGAACAACAGGATTAG